Proteins from a genomic interval of Quercus lobata isolate SW786 chromosome 11, ValleyOak3.0 Primary Assembly, whole genome shotgun sequence:
- the LOC115968740 gene encoding methylthioribose-1-phosphate isomerase isoform X2: MERNNNSLQSICYSSGSLQLLDQRKLPLEVIYLDIKDATDGWSAIREMVVRGAPAIAIAAALSLAVEVSKLQAFDGTPDNAASFLIEKLEYLVTSRPTAVNLSDAATKLKEVISNAAATAKEAQSVFRAYIEAAKIMLEDDVASNKAIGSYGARVLQHLLKDSKRLSILTHCNTGSLATAGYGTALGVIRAVHTEGFLERAYCTETRPFNQGSRLTAFELVHDKIPATLVADSAAAALMKEGRVDAVIVGADRVAANGDTANKIGTYSLALCAMYHNIPFYVAAPLTSIDLSLSSGKEIVIEERSPMELTHTRGGLGEQVAASGISVWNPAFDVTPANLITGIVTEKGVITKTGTDAFEIRHFIQNLANRLV; this comes from the exons ATGGAACGCAACAACAACTCTCTTCAGTCTATCTGCTACAGCTCTGGTTCGCTCCAGCTACTCGATCAG AGAAAGCTCCCTCTGGAAGTCATTTACTTGGATATCAAGGACGCAACAGATGGATG GTCTGCAATAAGGGAAATGGTGGTCCGTGGTGCACCTGCTATTGCTATTGCAGCAGCACTCTCCCTGGCAGTTGAAGTATCCAAATTACAGGCTTTTGATGGGACACCTGATAATGCTGCTTCCTTTCTTATTGAGAAGTTGGAATATCTTGTCACAAG CCGGCCAACTGCAGTGAACCTCTCAGATGCTGCAACAAAGCTCAAAGAAGTTATATCAAATGCTGCTGCTACCGCCAAAGAAGCCCAGAGTGTTTTTCGG GCTTATATAGAAGCTGCTAAAATTATGCTTGAGGATGATGTTGCTTCAAACAAAGCAATTGGGTCTTATGGGGCGAGAGTTCTTCAGCACCTGCTGAAGGACTCTAAGAGGCTTTCTATTTTGACTCATTGCAACACGGGCAG tCTCGCAACAGCTGGATATGGCACTGCCCTTGGTGTGATCCGTGCTGTTCATACTGAAGGATTCTTAGAAAGGGCCTACTGCACTGAAACCCGTCCATTCAATCAG GGATCCAGACTCACAGCTTTTGAGCTGGTGCATGATAAAATACCTGCTACTCTTGTAGCAGATTCGGCTGCAGCTGCATTGATGAAAGAAGGTCGAGTAGATGCTGTTATTGTTGGAGCTGATCGTGTGGCTGCAAATG GTGATACCGCTAACAAGATTGGAACTTACAGTCTTGCATTGTGTGCAATGTATCATAACATTCCATTTTATGTGGCTGCACCTTTGACATCCATAGATTTATCCCTTTCTTCTGGAAAAGAGATTGTTATAGAGGAAAGATCCCCAATGGAATTGACACACACGCGTGGGGGACTTGGGGAACAAGTTGCTGCATCTGGAATCTCTGTCTGGAACCCAGCTTTTGATGTCACCCCTGCTAATCTGATAACTGGCATCGTTACAGAAAAg GGTGTCATCACAAAGACAGGCACTGACGCTTTTGAAATTAGACATTTCATACAAAATCTAGCAAATAGGCTTGTGTAA
- the LOC115968740 gene encoding methylthioribose-1-phosphate isomerase isoform X1 produces the protein MERNNNSLQSICYSSGSLQLLDQRKLPLEVIYLDIKDATDGCSSWLTNLSQQCDSIGHYLAGPAQLLRSAIREMVVRGAPAIAIAAALSLAVEVSKLQAFDGTPDNAASFLIEKLEYLVTSRPTAVNLSDAATKLKEVISNAAATAKEAQSVFRAYIEAAKIMLEDDVASNKAIGSYGARVLQHLLKDSKRLSILTHCNTGSLATAGYGTALGVIRAVHTEGFLERAYCTETRPFNQGSRLTAFELVHDKIPATLVADSAAAALMKEGRVDAVIVGADRVAANGDTANKIGTYSLALCAMYHNIPFYVAAPLTSIDLSLSSGKEIVIEERSPMELTHTRGGLGEQVAASGISVWNPAFDVTPANLITGIVTEKGVITKTGTDAFEIRHFIQNLANRLV, from the exons ATGGAACGCAACAACAACTCTCTTCAGTCTATCTGCTACAGCTCTGGTTCGCTCCAGCTACTCGATCAG AGAAAGCTCCCTCTGGAAGTCATTTACTTGGATATCAAGGACGCAACAGATGGATG TTCAAGTTGGCTAACAAATCTAAGTCAACAATGTGATTCTATAGGACACTATCTGGCAG GTCCTGCTCAACTTCTCAGGTCTGCAATAAGGGAAATGGTGGTCCGTGGTGCACCTGCTATTGCTATTGCAGCAGCACTCTCCCTGGCAGTTGAAGTATCCAAATTACAGGCTTTTGATGGGACACCTGATAATGCTGCTTCCTTTCTTATTGAGAAGTTGGAATATCTTGTCACAAG CCGGCCAACTGCAGTGAACCTCTCAGATGCTGCAACAAAGCTCAAAGAAGTTATATCAAATGCTGCTGCTACCGCCAAAGAAGCCCAGAGTGTTTTTCGG GCTTATATAGAAGCTGCTAAAATTATGCTTGAGGATGATGTTGCTTCAAACAAAGCAATTGGGTCTTATGGGGCGAGAGTTCTTCAGCACCTGCTGAAGGACTCTAAGAGGCTTTCTATTTTGACTCATTGCAACACGGGCAG tCTCGCAACAGCTGGATATGGCACTGCCCTTGGTGTGATCCGTGCTGTTCATACTGAAGGATTCTTAGAAAGGGCCTACTGCACTGAAACCCGTCCATTCAATCAG GGATCCAGACTCACAGCTTTTGAGCTGGTGCATGATAAAATACCTGCTACTCTTGTAGCAGATTCGGCTGCAGCTGCATTGATGAAAGAAGGTCGAGTAGATGCTGTTATTGTTGGAGCTGATCGTGTGGCTGCAAATG GTGATACCGCTAACAAGATTGGAACTTACAGTCTTGCATTGTGTGCAATGTATCATAACATTCCATTTTATGTGGCTGCACCTTTGACATCCATAGATTTATCCCTTTCTTCTGGAAAAGAGATTGTTATAGAGGAAAGATCCCCAATGGAATTGACACACACGCGTGGGGGACTTGGGGAACAAGTTGCTGCATCTGGAATCTCTGTCTGGAACCCAGCTTTTGATGTCACCCCTGCTAATCTGATAACTGGCATCGTTACAGAAAAg GGTGTCATCACAAAGACAGGCACTGACGCTTTTGAAATTAGACATTTCATACAAAATCTAGCAAATAGGCTTGTGTAA